Proteins encoded by one window of Winogradskyella sp. PG-2:
- a CDS encoding ABC transporter substrate-binding protein, whose product MKKVIILFLVSTILFTSCKEDNGISVQLPPKLDENISLKYAKGFSVSDNGNYKVLTILKPWPESEKEYKYLIASEEMSSKMTFPKDFYTGIVTDVIKKIVVTSTTHIPALELLGVEQTLVGFPGTDYISSEKTRKRIDNGKVRELGKNEGINTEVLLELNPDVVIGFGVDGVNKTFETIKKAGLPVIYNGDWVESSALAKAEWIKFFGVLFNKEKEADSIFNQIETDYLKAESIAKQAKNRPTILSGAMHKDIWYMPNGSSSEAQFLKDANVNYLWSDTSGNGSLALSFEVVLDKAKKADLWLSPSYYSSLEQLENVNSLYTNFEAFKNKNIYSFSNTTGATGGVLYYELGTARPDLVLKDIIKICHPELLEDYTPYFFKRLN is encoded by the coding sequence TTGAAAAAAGTTATAATATTATTTTTAGTTAGTACTATACTATTTACTAGTTGTAAAGAAGACAATGGTATTTCTGTTCAACTTCCTCCAAAGCTTGATGAGAATATTTCATTAAAATATGCTAAAGGGTTTTCAGTAAGTGATAATGGTAATTATAAAGTGCTGACAATTTTAAAGCCATGGCCAGAATCTGAGAAGGAATATAAATATCTAATCGCATCAGAAGAAATGTCATCGAAAATGACTTTCCCTAAAGATTTTTATACTGGTATAGTTACCGATGTAATCAAAAAAATAGTGGTTACCTCTACTACACACATTCCGGCATTAGAACTCTTAGGTGTTGAGCAAACATTGGTTGGTTTTCCTGGTACAGATTATATCTCTTCAGAAAAAACTAGAAAACGTATCGATAATGGAAAAGTAAGAGAACTTGGAAAAAATGAAGGTATTAATACTGAGGTGTTATTAGAACTCAATCCAGATGTAGTTATTGGTTTTGGCGTAGATGGTGTAAACAAAACTTTTGAAACTATTAAAAAAGCAGGTCTTCCAGTAATATATAATGGAGACTGGGTAGAATCTTCTGCTTTAGCAAAAGCCGAATGGATAAAATTCTTTGGTGTGCTTTTTAATAAAGAAAAAGAAGCTGATTCTATTTTTAATCAAATTGAAACAGATTATTTAAAAGCAGAATCAATTGCTAAACAGGCAAAAAATAGACCAACAATTTTAAGTGGAGCTATGCACAAAGATATTTGGTATATGCCAAATGGTTCTAGTTCAGAAGCGCAATTCTTAAAAGATGCTAATGTGAATTACTTATGGAGCGACACATCTGGGAATGGTAGTTTGGCCTTAAGTTTTGAAGTGGTTTTAGACAAAGCAAAAAAGGCAGATTTATGGTTAAGTCCATCTTATTATAGTAGTTTAGAGCAATTGGAAAACGTAAATTCGTTATACACTAACTTCGAAGCATTTAAAAACAAAAACATTTATAGTTTTTCAAATACTACAGGTGCAACAGGTGGAGTTTTATATTACGAATTAGGTACAGCACGACCAGATTTAGTTTTAAAGGATATTATAAAAATATGTCATCCTGAATTGTTAGAAGACTATACACCGTATTTCTTTAAACGCCTTAATTAA
- a CDS encoding TonB-dependent receptor plug domain-containing protein translates to MNKTKLFCSIFFTGMLSVGFAQKQTDSLEVEKLDEVVVTDSRFQLKRENSGKVITKITSKDLEKLQGQSIAEIIGRTAGVEVNGVRSNAGQNLSYFVRGGRNRQVLIMIDGVQVTDPSQIANDYDLRLLNADQVESIEILKGASSTLYGTGAATAIINIKLKGATKKAFNLNLRSSLGTNQSSDENNYAIEDFRNSVSLNGSVGKFNYFASFGQQFTDGLSAIKGGSESDAFNSYNGNLRLGYRFSNSFKLNTYASFDKYKADFDDSFGMLDADNVSNSKQYRIGISPEYKYNKGRITINAAYNEVERDIESSFPSMFNAQSFIVDAFNRYNFSDKFYTVLGVNFQDNQMESFSIPFGESDFSQAINPEMAQFTITDPYSNLVYVSDYGLNINAGLRLNNHSEYGSHLVYSLNPSYKVDLDFGYLKGLASYSTAFITPSLFQLFEPSYGNTDLEPEENQTIEVGAEVSIKDKATFSLVYFNRNEDNFIDFVDTGGFVFQYQNIDESFTASGLEFVAQAKLAKALDINLNATYTSLDEDLSLRIPEIKVNTRLDYQVCESTLVSLSYQYNDEREDAVFNSMTFENDAVTLNSYGLLDFYISHKISNGKMTLFANVTNIFNEEYQELFGFSTRGRGVNLGFSLSL, encoded by the coding sequence ATGAACAAGACAAAACTGTTTTGTAGCATATTTTTTACAGGTATGTTATCTGTTGGATTTGCGCAAAAGCAAACCGATTCTTTAGAAGTTGAAAAATTAGATGAAGTTGTAGTTACTGATTCTCGTTTTCAGCTAAAACGCGAAAATTCTGGTAAGGTAATTACCAAAATCACTTCAAAAGATTTAGAAAAATTACAAGGACAATCTATCGCAGAAATTATTGGTAGAACTGCTGGTGTAGAAGTAAATGGTGTAAGAAGTAATGCTGGACAAAATCTTAGTTATTTTGTGCGTGGTGGACGAAATCGCCAAGTCTTAATTATGATTGATGGAGTGCAAGTTACTGATCCATCACAAATCGCTAATGATTATGATTTACGTCTATTAAATGCAGATCAAGTAGAATCTATTGAGATTCTTAAGGGCGCGTCGAGTACGCTTTATGGCACAGGTGCAGCTACAGCAATAATTAATATTAAGCTTAAAGGAGCGACTAAAAAGGCGTTTAATTTAAATTTGAGAAGTTCACTAGGTACAAATCAATCCTCAGATGAGAATAACTATGCTATTGAAGATTTTAGGAATAGTGTGTCCTTAAATGGAAGCGTAGGTAAATTCAATTATTTTGCAAGTTTTGGACAGCAATTTACAGATGGTTTATCAGCAATTAAAGGAGGTTCAGAATCTGATGCTTTTAATAGTTACAATGGAAATTTAAGATTAGGTTATAGATTTAGTAATAGTTTTAAGTTGAATACTTATGCCAGCTTTGATAAATATAAAGCTGATTTTGATGATAGTTTTGGTATGCTAGATGCTGATAATGTTTCAAACTCAAAGCAATACCGAATTGGTATTTCACCAGAGTACAAGTATAATAAAGGAAGGATAACAATAAATGCAGCTTATAATGAAGTTGAACGCGATATAGAATCTAGTTTTCCTTCAATGTTTAATGCACAAAGTTTTATTGTTGATGCTTTTAATCGTTACAACTTTAGTGATAAATTTTATACTGTTTTGGGTGTAAACTTTCAAGATAATCAGATGGAAAGCTTTTCAATTCCTTTTGGTGAGTCTGATTTCAGTCAAGCTATAAATCCAGAAATGGCTCAATTTACAATAACTGATCCATATTCAAACCTTGTTTATGTTTCAGATTACGGTTTAAATATTAATGCTGGTTTACGTTTAAATAATCATAGCGAATATGGTAGTCATTTAGTATATAGTTTAAATCCATCGTATAAGGTAGATTTAGATTTTGGATATTTAAAGGGTCTAGCGAGTTATAGCACAGCGTTTATAACTCCATCTTTATTCCAATTATTTGAACCCTCTTATGGGAATACCGACTTAGAACCAGAAGAAAACCAGACTATAGAGGTTGGAGCAGAAGTTTCTATAAAAGATAAAGCGACTTTTAGCTTAGTTTACTTTAATAGAAACGAAGATAATTTTATTGATTTTGTAGATACTGGTGGTTTTGTATTCCAATATCAGAATATTGATGAATCTTTTACTGCAAGTGGTTTAGAATTTGTTGCACAGGCTAAACTTGCTAAAGCTTTGGATATTAATCTTAATGCCACTTATACATCTTTAGATGAAGATTTAAGCCTCAGAATCCCTGAAATTAAAGTAAATACGCGATTAGATTACCAAGTATGCGAATCTACATTAGTGAGTTTGTCTTATCAATACAATGATGAAAGAGAAGATGCAGTATTTAACAGTATGACATTTGAAAATGACGCTGTAACATTAAACTCTTATGGGTTACTTGATTTTTATATCAGTCATAAGATTTCAAATGGTAAAATGACATTATTTGCAAATGTTACTAATATCTTTAATGAAGAATACCAAGAGTTATTTGGTTTTTCAACTAGAGGTAGAGGAGTTAATCTAGGATTTAGCCTGAGCCTTTAA
- a CDS encoding S41 family peptidase, which translates to MKNIKALLLTSLVALTLTSCFEDLDDNAIAGADINDFVWKAMNAYYLYNANDNVPDLTNDRFGINGIDNRYEKTEEYSDYIEGFATPEDLFETLIFEPSDPFSAIVPNYLDILNQQEGTILSNGIEFRLYLVPGSSTEVFGAISLVLNNSVADDLGLLRGQIFRAVDGTNLTTDNINSLLSQNSYVLNFADYDNNGTPESADDIITLNGQSTDLTKVAYNENPVHLTKIINLTNTSVGYLMYNGFNSNFNSSLNDAFGQFSAAGVSELVIDLRYNGGGVIQTAANLGSMVTGQFTDQIFSKLFYNNNQLIQNRNFNFVNALEDNSAINSLNLSKVYVLTTSSSASASELLINSLRSYIEVIHIGDNTAGKTQANRLLFDSPDFSGNNVNSNHTYALIPLIANSTNVNDELVPANGLTPNITVIETPSTFGTLGEISEPLLLAAIADITSADRSSQSNLNDDTKLEEVKTPKLNSRIKELMFEE; encoded by the coding sequence ATGAAAAACATTAAAGCTCTACTACTAACTTCATTAGTAGCTTTAACTCTAACAAGTTGTTTTGAAGATTTAGATGATAATGCTATCGCTGGTGCAGACATTAATGATTTTGTTTGGAAAGCTATGAATGCGTATTATCTATACAATGCAAATGACAATGTTCCCGACCTAACCAATGATAGATTTGGTATTAATGGTATAGACAATAGATATGAAAAGACCGAAGAATACTCAGATTATATTGAGGGATTTGCTACACCTGAAGACTTATTTGAAACTTTAATTTTTGAACCATCAGATCCGTTTAGTGCAATTGTTCCAAATTATTTAGATATACTAAATCAACAAGAAGGTACTATTTTAAGTAACGGAATTGAATTTAGATTGTATCTAGTTCCTGGAAGTAGTACGGAAGTATTTGGAGCTATTTCCCTTGTATTAAATAATAGCGTTGCGGATGACTTAGGTTTACTACGCGGACAAATCTTTAGAGCAGTTGATGGTACTAATTTAACTACAGATAACATTAATAGTCTACTAAGTCAAAATTCTTATGTTTTAAATTTTGCAGATTATGACAATAATGGTACACCAGAATCTGCAGATGATATTATAACACTAAATGGACAAAGCACAGACTTAACCAAAGTTGCTTATAATGAAAATCCTGTGCATCTTACTAAGATTATAAACCTCACAAATACTAGTGTTGGTTATTTAATGTATAATGGTTTTAACAGCAATTTTAATAGTTCTTTAAATGATGCTTTTGGCCAATTTAGTGCAGCTGGAGTTTCCGAATTAGTAATTGACCTGAGGTATAATGGTGGAGGTGTAATACAAACTGCAGCTAATTTAGGTAGTATGGTTACAGGGCAGTTTACTGATCAAATCTTTTCAAAATTATTTTACAATAACAACCAACTAATTCAGAATAGGAATTTTAATTTCGTAAACGCATTAGAAGATAATTCAGCAATAAATAGCTTGAATTTAAGTAAAGTTTATGTTTTAACAACTTCTAGCTCTGCATCTGCAAGTGAATTACTAATTAACAGTCTTAGGTCTTATATTGAAGTTATTCATATTGGTGATAACACAGCAGGTAAGACACAAGCCAATAGACTTCTTTTTGACTCGCCAGATTTTAGTGGGAATAATGTAAATTCTAATCATACTTACGCATTAATTCCTCTTATTGCTAATTCAACCAATGTTAATGATGAACTTGTGCCTGCAAATGGCTTGACTCCAAACATTACGGTAATTGAGACACCAAGTACTTTTGGTACCTTAGGAGAAATTTCAGAACCACTTTTATTGGCAGCAATTGCAGATATTACATCCGCTGATAGATCTTCTCAATCTAATCTTAACGATGATACTAAGCTTGAAGAAGTAAAAACCCCAAAATTAAACTCTAGAATCAAAGAATTAATGTTTGAAGAATAA
- a CDS encoding RNA polymerase sigma factor produces the protein MRQADFVSLVMPFKDKVFRLAKRLLVSREEAEDATQEILLKLWKNKQKIVEYKNVEAFSMTMTKNFCLDRLKSKQAQNLKIVHSNYTNNDSSLQQQVEARDSMDWVSRIMEDLPEQQKIIVQLRDIEQYDFAEISKMLDMNETAIRVALSRARKTIREKLTNTHRYGIK, from the coding sequence ATGAGGCAAGCAGATTTTGTAAGCTTAGTAATGCCATTTAAGGACAAAGTATTTCGTTTAGCCAAACGATTACTAGTTTCTCGTGAAGAAGCGGAAGATGCTACACAAGAGATTCTCTTAAAATTATGGAAGAATAAGCAGAAGATTGTTGAATATAAAAATGTAGAAGCGTTTTCAATGACAATGACTAAGAATTTTTGTTTAGATCGTTTAAAATCGAAACAAGCTCAGAATTTAAAAATTGTTCATAGTAATTATACGAATAACGATTCGTCATTACAACAACAAGTAGAAGCTAGAGATAGTATGGACTGGGTGTCTAGAATTATGGAAGACTTACCAGAGCAACAAAAAATAATAGTGCAGCTAAGAGATATAGAGCAATATGATTTTGCCGAAATTTCTAAAATGCTAGACATGAATGAAACTGCAATACGAGTTGCATTATCTAGAGCACGAAAAACAATAAGAGAAAAATTAACTAATACACATAGATATGGTATTAAATAA